One Pseudobacteriovorax antillogorgiicola genomic region harbors:
- a CDS encoding carboxyl transferase domain-containing protein: MERKRLATNAKIAIVNRGEAAVRFIRATKEYNTLHGTDFESVALYIDAESDALFVKEADHSYNLSDFDLYDKLTGSPYLNAEFMLSVIKTIGCDAVWVGWGFLAEDPAFAQLLENNDIILIGPTAEAMEMLGDKIKAKELADRTKVPTTPWSGRPLEGLEDAKEIAKKIGYPVILKSANGGGGRGIRKILREEDLEQGLKSVTDEIYRFFGNRIIFMEALVVRGRHLEVQCVADYHGNVETFGVRDCSVQRNNQKIIEETPPAHMKTETIHELEAASSRLLKASQYHGAGTVEYLYDLDRNQSFFMEVNTRLQVEHPISEELYHTDLVQLQLHVARGENLSQFQKEAPIGHVIEVRLNAEDPDNRFAPTPGKIKRYLPPQLPGIRLDAGIEWGSTIPKEFDSMIAKIIARGPDRKSAIAKLTRALRELQIEIENGTTNQGFLLELLATEEVRAGGVQTNFVESYLEKADFQLKSDWDIAVIAGAIYQYEQKFENDFENFVEKIRRFSLPRNMPHQGSELPIHHQGHDYAFYIRSMGNNVFHIETDNKQLVAEYVNWGHEIILKTNRKKYKLQIVPRANSLQCEIDGVPYVIPLESGGTISAPSPSVVLTVNVEPGQEVKQGDLLLTLEAMKMEMTVSAPQDGKVKNIMVRSGEQVAAGQKLVDIEAKADETVKDKGPVSARLSFHNLEVGEGREILSSLDDQWNYLAREFRAVFTGFDYTQPVGGILAKLESFVEEQPHFKRAFGQLIIDACKAHTAIEKLFRDRQESLSGARESEFDECLMHYFLRREDREKGLPESFLVRLEAAIKLYPWAELDNYNDTTLALFHIYKSNANQADKVELARLSLFAFQKLYPDHPDICSVEELSLILNEMIQTAGNHWVLVDAAIHTRYNLVDRKRQEESRAGRRELIANLLNSVLDREDAATSENEVIESGHQIISHLVSLAPEAEAKRKKILELVGKRFNRDRKFQEHEFINSGEDLMYAIQTSKHGETFTTLVKILNEDQFFKPLTWLDTSLEKLSQKNRELILLVRRNPKTPELKFINHLEQNPLKASLCCLGLYNEDQYIYRSFETTDDGQWQESVRRRYFSPLRYRELRLHRLSNFDVELVYHSQFVHVMKLEAKDNTKDQRIFAFVEIPETNIELNDSQEIQRIGNFEYGILEAIQAIREQQARQKRLYFWNRIVVHIGQTHPLKLDQIGEYPKTISNMIAGLGLEKITIYSKIAGRQRKAIDAEVMVENFATNYSIRGRLPSREPLKSLDPYTSKVVRSLRRASPYPYEVISMLTNASSDDFPAGRFEEFDIQFDVNGHQKTVSVEGRPYGNNISNIVFGKIYNRGSQNMEFQRVIILGDPSRDLGSLAEDECRRVIAAIDLAETDQIPVEWIPVSSGAAIDMETGTENLDWTARVLRRVIEFTQLGGEINIIVPGINVGAQSYWNAEATMLQHTRGLLIMTEEGTMVLTGKKALDFSGSVSAEDNIGIGGAEKIMSPNGQAQFRVKDLAEAYRLLFRHYHIAYSSPQIPYGKIRESRDEIERDVCEFPYQDPLNQGFKSIGDILGKGNLERKKPFDMRQVMTALRDQDSDYIERWKHMRDAETAIVWESQVGGYSVGMIGIESRPLKRFGDIPNDGPDSWTGGTLYPLSSKKVSRAINAFSDRLPVVVLANLSGFDGSPESLRKLQLEYGAEIGRAVVNFKGPLIFVVVARYHGGAYVVFSKTLNPNMKVVAIENTFASVIGGAPAAAVVFPRQVLKNTFSDPQIVSAQEKLRNGQLEKAEYDELFQRVHLEHQAKLAQKFEKIHSVERALKVGSIDEIISAQRLRPYIVQTLETEVERFLNERSVIQ, translated from the coding sequence TTGGAACGAAAACGACTAGCTACAAATGCGAAAATTGCTATTGTAAATCGAGGTGAAGCTGCAGTTCGTTTTATTCGAGCTACCAAAGAATACAACACATTGCATGGGACTGATTTTGAGTCTGTTGCCCTTTATATCGATGCTGAATCCGATGCTTTATTTGTGAAAGAAGCGGATCACTCATACAACCTTTCAGACTTTGATCTTTACGACAAACTCACCGGCAGTCCCTACCTGAATGCTGAGTTCATGCTAAGCGTCATTAAAACAATTGGCTGCGATGCTGTTTGGGTGGGATGGGGCTTTCTAGCTGAAGATCCTGCGTTCGCGCAGCTTCTGGAAAACAATGACATCATCTTGATCGGTCCCACTGCCGAAGCCATGGAAATGCTTGGCGATAAAATCAAAGCCAAAGAGCTTGCTGATCGTACGAAAGTTCCCACGACACCCTGGAGTGGGAGGCCTCTGGAAGGCTTAGAAGATGCGAAGGAAATCGCAAAAAAAATCGGTTACCCAGTAATCTTAAAATCAGCAAACGGCGGCGGTGGACGGGGTATTCGAAAGATACTCCGCGAAGAGGATTTAGAGCAGGGCCTTAAATCCGTCACCGATGAAATCTACCGATTCTTTGGCAATCGCATTATCTTCATGGAGGCCTTAGTTGTTCGAGGCCGCCATCTAGAAGTCCAGTGTGTTGCTGATTACCATGGTAACGTCGAAACATTTGGCGTCCGAGATTGTTCGGTGCAAAGAAACAACCAAAAAATTATCGAAGAGACACCGCCGGCTCATATGAAGACCGAGACCATCCACGAATTGGAAGCGGCCTCTTCTAGGCTATTAAAGGCCTCTCAGTACCACGGTGCAGGCACAGTGGAATATCTCTACGACTTGGATCGTAACCAGTCGTTTTTCATGGAAGTGAATACCCGCCTCCAGGTGGAGCACCCCATATCTGAGGAGCTCTATCACACTGACCTCGTGCAACTCCAGTTGCATGTGGCTCGCGGAGAGAATCTGAGCCAATTCCAAAAGGAAGCACCGATCGGACATGTGATCGAGGTACGGCTCAATGCGGAAGATCCAGACAACCGATTTGCTCCCACTCCTGGCAAAATTAAGCGCTACCTTCCACCTCAATTACCCGGAATCCGCCTAGATGCGGGAATTGAATGGGGCAGCACCATACCTAAAGAGTTCGACTCTATGATCGCAAAGATCATCGCCAGGGGCCCCGACCGCAAATCAGCCATCGCAAAACTAACAAGAGCTCTGCGAGAGCTTCAAATTGAAATCGAAAATGGTACCACTAACCAAGGGTTCCTCCTTGAGCTACTAGCTACGGAAGAAGTTCGAGCTGGAGGAGTGCAAACAAATTTCGTGGAATCCTATCTGGAAAAAGCTGACTTCCAGCTTAAATCGGACTGGGACATTGCCGTGATCGCTGGCGCGATCTACCAGTACGAGCAAAAGTTTGAAAACGACTTTGAAAACTTCGTAGAAAAGATTCGGCGCTTTAGTTTGCCACGTAATATGCCTCATCAAGGCAGCGAGCTGCCAATACATCATCAAGGCCATGACTATGCCTTCTATATCCGATCCATGGGCAACAATGTTTTCCATATCGAGACCGACAATAAGCAGCTGGTGGCCGAGTATGTGAACTGGGGCCACGAGATCATTCTCAAGACCAATCGCAAAAAGTACAAATTACAGATCGTTCCCCGGGCTAATTCACTGCAATGTGAAATCGATGGTGTGCCGTACGTTATTCCCCTGGAATCTGGAGGGACTATCAGTGCACCATCTCCCTCGGTTGTCCTGACTGTGAATGTAGAGCCTGGCCAGGAGGTCAAGCAAGGCGATCTTCTTCTCACCCTAGAAGCCATGAAAATGGAGATGACTGTTTCCGCTCCTCAGGACGGTAAGGTCAAAAATATCATGGTACGCTCTGGGGAACAGGTTGCAGCGGGTCAAAAACTGGTCGATATTGAGGCAAAAGCTGACGAAACAGTTAAAGACAAAGGCCCCGTCAGTGCTCGACTATCATTCCACAATCTTGAAGTCGGTGAAGGGCGGGAAATTCTCAGCAGCTTAGACGATCAGTGGAACTACCTCGCCCGAGAGTTCCGAGCGGTATTTACGGGCTTCGACTACACGCAGCCAGTAGGAGGTATCCTTGCCAAACTAGAAAGTTTTGTCGAAGAACAGCCTCATTTTAAGCGAGCTTTTGGCCAACTTATCATTGATGCTTGCAAAGCTCATACAGCCATTGAAAAACTTTTCCGTGATAGGCAGGAGTCTCTATCTGGTGCCCGCGAGTCTGAGTTCGATGAATGTCTAATGCATTACTTCTTGCGTCGGGAAGATCGTGAGAAAGGCCTGCCGGAATCATTTTTGGTAAGACTCGAAGCGGCCATCAAACTCTACCCTTGGGCGGAGTTAGACAACTATAACGATACAACCCTTGCACTGTTTCATATCTATAAATCCAATGCCAACCAAGCTGATAAAGTTGAGCTTGCCCGTCTAAGCTTGTTCGCCTTCCAAAAGCTTTATCCTGATCATCCTGATATCTGCAGCGTTGAAGAGCTTTCTCTCATTCTCAATGAGATGATTCAAACAGCCGGTAACCACTGGGTCTTAGTGGATGCAGCGATTCATACCCGCTACAATCTCGTTGACCGCAAGAGACAAGAGGAGAGCCGGGCTGGCCGTCGCGAGTTGATCGCAAACTTACTAAACTCAGTACTCGACCGCGAAGATGCAGCGACATCAGAAAATGAAGTGATTGAGTCAGGTCATCAGATCATTTCACATTTGGTGAGCCTAGCTCCTGAGGCTGAGGCCAAGCGAAAGAAAATTCTTGAGCTGGTGGGCAAGCGCTTCAATCGTGATCGCAAGTTTCAAGAGCATGAGTTCATCAATTCCGGCGAAGACTTGATGTATGCAATCCAAACCAGCAAACACGGCGAGACCTTCACTACACTTGTGAAGATTCTCAACGAAGACCAATTTTTCAAGCCTCTCACCTGGCTCGATACCAGTCTGGAAAAACTCAGCCAGAAGAATCGAGAGCTTATTCTATTGGTTCGCCGAAACCCTAAGACACCAGAGCTAAAATTCATCAACCATCTTGAGCAGAACCCACTCAAGGCAAGCCTTTGTTGTTTGGGTCTTTACAACGAAGATCAGTACATCTATCGCTCCTTTGAAACGACAGATGATGGACAGTGGCAAGAATCCGTTCGTCGCCGCTACTTCAGCCCCCTTCGGTATCGTGAACTAAGACTCCATCGACTATCAAATTTTGACGTCGAACTGGTCTATCATTCACAGTTTGTCCACGTGATGAAGCTTGAAGCTAAGGACAATACCAAAGATCAAAGAATTTTTGCTTTCGTCGAGATTCCAGAAACGAATATCGAACTCAATGATAGCCAAGAGATTCAGCGGATTGGTAATTTTGAATATGGAATACTTGAAGCGATTCAAGCGATTCGAGAACAGCAGGCTCGTCAGAAGAGGCTGTACTTCTGGAATCGCATAGTTGTCCATATCGGCCAAACCCATCCACTTAAGTTGGATCAAATTGGTGAATACCCAAAAACAATATCAAATATGATAGCTGGTTTGGGGCTAGAAAAAATAACGATCTATTCAAAAATCGCTGGCCGACAAAGGAAGGCTATCGACGCTGAAGTAATGGTTGAAAACTTCGCCACCAATTACAGCATTCGCGGCCGTCTCCCATCACGGGAACCACTAAAATCCCTAGATCCTTATACCAGTAAGGTTGTTCGCTCTCTCCGCAGGGCAAGCCCCTACCCGTATGAAGTTATCTCGATGCTGACCAACGCGTCCTCAGATGACTTTCCTGCGGGCCGCTTTGAAGAATTCGATATTCAGTTCGACGTCAATGGCCACCAAAAAACCGTATCTGTAGAGGGAAGACCCTACGGCAACAACATCTCTAACATTGTGTTTGGCAAGATCTATAACCGCGGTTCACAGAACATGGAGTTCCAGCGAGTGATCATCCTTGGCGATCCATCTCGTGATCTTGGATCGCTCGCGGAAGATGAGTGCCGCCGTGTGATCGCAGCTATTGACTTGGCTGAAACAGATCAGATCCCGGTGGAATGGATTCCTGTTTCGTCCGGGGCAGCAATCGATATGGAAACAGGCACAGAGAACCTGGACTGGACAGCTCGCGTTCTTCGCCGGGTGATTGAGTTCACGCAATTGGGTGGCGAAATCAATATTATCGTGCCCGGTATCAACGTCGGAGCACAGTCCTATTGGAATGCAGAAGCTACTATGCTGCAGCATACGAGAGGCCTGCTTATCATGACTGAGGAAGGCACGATGGTCCTAACCGGAAAGAAAGCCCTAGATTTCTCGGGCAGTGTTTCCGCAGAGGACAATATCGGGATTGGTGGCGCTGAAAAAATCATGAGTCCTAATGGGCAAGCACAGTTCCGCGTCAAGGATCTTGCCGAAGCCTATCGCTTGCTTTTCCGGCACTACCACATCGCTTACTCCAGCCCTCAAATTCCTTATGGCAAGATCAGAGAAAGTCGCGACGAGATCGAGCGCGACGTTTGTGAATTCCCTTATCAAGACCCACTCAACCAAGGCTTTAAGTCTATCGGTGATATCCTTGGCAAAGGTAACTTAGAGCGCAAGAAGCCATTTGATATGCGACAGGTCATGACCGCCCTGAGAGACCAAGACAGCGACTATATAGAGCGCTGGAAGCACATGCGTGATGCGGAAACAGCTATCGTTTGGGAAAGTCAGGTGGGTGGCTATTCTGTAGGCATGATTGGAATTGAAAGTCGGCCTCTTAAACGCTTTGGTGACATTCCGAACGATGGCCCAGATTCTTGGACTGGCGGAACCTTGTATCCCCTTTCGTCTAAAAAGGTTTCAAGGGCAATCAATGCATTCAGCGATCGCTTGCCAGTTGTGGTACTCGCAAATCTTTCAGGATTTGATGGATCACCGGAATCTCTGCGAAAGCTTCAACTAGAATACGGTGCCGAGATTGGCCGGGCTGTGGTGAACTTCAAAGGCCCACTGATCTTCGTCGTAGTCGCCCGCTACCATGGAGGAGCTTATGTTGTATTCTCTAAAACCCTGAATCCAAATATGAAAGTTGTTGCCATAGAGAATACCTTTGCCTCGGTGATAGGTGGAGCTCCAGCTGCAGCCGTAGTATTCCCTCGCCAAGTCTTAAAAAACACGTTCAGCGACCCACAGATCGTCTCTGCCCAGGAAAAGCTCCGAAATGGTCAGCTAGAAAAAGCGGAATATGACGAACTCTTTCAGCGCGTTCACCTTGAGCATCAAGCAAAGCTTGCTCAGAAGTTCGAAAAAATCCATTCAGTCGAAAGAGCTCTCAAAGTAGGATCGATCGACGAGATCATCTCAGCACAGCGACTTCGACCTTATATTGTTCAGACTTTGGAAACAGAAGTGGAGCGGTTTCTTAACGAACGTTCCGTGATTCAATAG